A window of the Chlorocebus sabaeus isolate Y175 chromosome 8, mChlSab1.0.hap1, whole genome shotgun sequence genome harbors these coding sequences:
- the CYP7A1 gene encoding cytochrome P450 7A1 gives MMTISLIWGIAIAACCCLWLILGIRRRQTGEPPLENGLIPYLGCALQFGANPLEFLRANQRKHGHVFTCKLMGKYVHFITNPLSYHKVLCHGKYFDWKKFHFATSAKAFGHRSIDPRDGNTTENINNTFIKTLQGNALNSLTESMMENLQRIMRPPVFSNSKTAAWVTEGMYSFCYRVMFEAGYLTIFGRDLTRQDTQKAHILNNLDNFKQFDKVFPALVAGLPIHMFRTAHSAREKLAESLRHENLQKRESVSELIRLRMFLNDTLSTFDDLEKAKTHLVVLWASQANTIPATFWSLFQMIRNPEAMKAATEEVKRTLENAGQKVSLEGNPICLSQTQLNDLPVLESIIKESLRLSSASLNIRTAKEDFTLHLEDGSYNIRKDDIIALYPQLMHLDPEIYPDPLTFKYDRYLDENGKTKTTFYCNGLKLKYYYMPFGSGATICPGRVFAIHEIKQFLVLMLSYFELELVEGQTKCPPLDQSRAGLGILPPLYDIEFKYKFKHL, from the exons atgatgaccATATCTTTGATTTGGGGGATTGCTATAGCAGCATGCTGTTGTCTATGGCTTATTCTTGGAATAAGGAGAAG GCAAACGGGTGAACCACCTCTAGAGAATGGGTTGATTCCATACCTGGGTTGTGCGCTGCAATTTGGTGCCAATCCTCTGGAGTTCCTCAGAGCAAATCAAAGGAAACATGGTCATGTTTTTACCTGCAAACTAATGGGAAAATATGTCCATTTCATCACAAATCCCTTGTCATACCATAAGGTGTTGTGCCATGGAAAATACTTTGATTGGAAAAAATTTCACTTTGCTACTTCTGCGAAG GCATTTGGGCACAGAAGCATTGACCCGAGGGATGGAAATACCACTGAAAACATAAACAACACTTTCATCAAAACCCTGCAGGGCAATGCCTTGAATTCCCTCACGGAAAGCATGATGGAAAACCTCCAACGTATCATGAGACCTCCAGTCTTCTCTAACTCAAAGACcgctgcctgggtgacagaagggaTGTATTCTTTCTGCTACCGAGTGATGTTTGAAGCTGGGTATTTAACTATCTTTGGCAGGGATCTTACAAGGCAAGACACACAGAAAGCACATATTCTAAACAACCTTGACAACTTCAAGCAATTCGACAAAGTCTTTCCAGCCCTGGTAGCAGGCCTCCCCATTCACATGTTCAGGACTGCGCACAGTGCCCGGGAGAAACTGGCAGAGAGCTTGAGGCACGAGAACCTCCAAAAGAGGGAAAGCGTTTCAGAACTGATCAGACTGCGCATGTTTCTCAATGACACTTTGTCCACCTTTGATGACCTGGAGAAGGCCAAGACGCACCTCGTGGTCCTCTGGGCATCGCAAGCAAACACCATTCCAGCGACTTTCTGGAGTTTATTTCAAATGATTAG GAACCCGGAAGCAATGAAAGCAGCTACTGAAGAAGTGAAAAGAACATTAGAGAATGCTGGTCAAAAAGTCAGCTTGGAAGGCAATCCCATTTGTTTGAGTCAAACACAACTGAATGACCTGCCAGTATTAG aaagcatAATCAAGGAATCACTGAGGCTCTCCAGTGCCTCCCTCAACATTCGGACAGCTAAGGAGGATTTCACTTTGCACCTTGAGGACGGTTCCTACAACATCCGAAAAGATGACATCATAGCTCTTTACCCACAGTTAATGCACTTAGATCCAGAAATCTACCCAGACCCTTTG aCTTTTAAATATGATAGGTATCTTGATGAAAACGGGAAGACAAAGACTACCTTCTACTGTAATGGACTCAAGTTAAAGTATTACTACATGCCCTTTGGATCAGGAGCTACAATATGCCCTGGAAGAGTGTTTGCTATCCACGAAATCAAGCAATTTTTGGTTTTGATGCTTTCTTATTTTGAACTGGAGCTTGTAGAGGGCCAAACTAAATGTCCGCCTTTGGACCAGTCCCGGGCAGGCTTGGGCATTTTGCCGCCATTGTATGACATTgagtttaaatataaattcaagcATTTGTGA